In Nocardia asteroides, the following proteins share a genomic window:
- the trpS gene encoding tryptophan--tRNA ligase translates to MSSPAPAATAERKQRVLSGIQPTSDSFHLGNYLGALQYWVTMQDDYDALYFIPDMHAITVSQDPKALRARTKAAAAQLLALGIDPKKSTLFVQSQVPEHAELSWVLSCITGFGEASRMTQFKDKSVKQGAENATVGLFTYPVLMAADILLYRPHQVPVGEDQRQHLELTRNLAQRFNTRFKKTFVVPEPHIVKGTAKIFDLQDPTAKMSKSAATDAGLINLLDDPKVTAKKVRSAVTDTEREIRYDPEHKAGVSNLLVILSALTETPIVTLEENFAGKGYGDLKADVADALVEFVTPVQQKVQEYLSDQAELDRILASGAERAREIAGNTLAQVYDRVGFLAR, encoded by the coding sequence ATGTCCAGTCCTGCCCCGGCCGCGACGGCCGAACGTAAGCAGCGGGTGCTGTCGGGCATCCAGCCCACCAGCGACTCCTTCCACCTCGGCAACTACCTGGGTGCGCTGCAGTACTGGGTGACCATGCAGGACGACTACGACGCGCTGTACTTCATCCCGGACATGCACGCGATCACCGTCAGCCAGGACCCCAAGGCGCTGCGGGCGCGCACCAAGGCCGCGGCGGCGCAGCTGCTCGCGCTCGGCATCGACCCGAAGAAGTCGACCCTGTTCGTGCAGAGCCAGGTCCCCGAGCACGCCGAGCTGTCCTGGGTTCTCAGCTGCATCACCGGTTTCGGCGAGGCCAGCCGGATGACCCAGTTCAAGGACAAGTCGGTCAAGCAGGGCGCGGAGAACGCGACCGTCGGCCTGTTCACCTACCCGGTCCTGATGGCCGCCGACATCCTGCTCTACCGCCCGCACCAGGTGCCGGTGGGCGAGGATCAGCGCCAGCACCTGGAGCTGACCCGAAACCTGGCCCAGCGCTTCAACACCCGCTTCAAGAAGACCTTCGTCGTGCCGGAGCCGCACATCGTCAAGGGCACCGCGAAGATCTTCGACCTGCAGGATCCGACCGCCAAGATGAGCAAGTCGGCGGCCACCGACGCGGGCCTGATCAACCTGCTCGACGACCCGAAGGTCACCGCGAAGAAGGTCCGCTCGGCCGTCACCGACACCGAGCGCGAGATCCGCTACGACCCGGAGCACAAGGCGGGCGTGAGCAATCTGCTGGTGATCCTGAGCGCGCTCACCGAAACTCCGATCGTCACCCTCGAGGAGAATTTCGCGGGTAAGGGTTACGGTGATCTGAAAGCCGACGTGGCCGACGCGCTGGTCGAATTCGTCACCCCGGTGCAGCAGAAGGTTCAGGAGTACCTGTCGGATCAGGCCGAACTGGACCGAATTCTGGCCTCGGGTGCCGAACGGGCGCGCGAGATCGCAGGCAACACACTGGCGCAGGTATACGACCGGGTGGGCTTCCTGGCCCGCTGA
- the yhjD gene encoding inner membrane protein YhjD → MQLVDDIKAKLENEVDRRPWLDHLIRAGMRFQRQRGDYFAAGITYFTVLSLFPLLMVAFSVAGFILAGHPELLTELQESVVKNIPGEFGTQINDLIDQAIRSRGTVGVLGLLVGLYTGLGWIANLRAALTEQWESQSPESPWWRSKLSDVGALVGLGLAFVVSLGLSAVASSGIGSGLLEAIGADHLPGATVVLAVLSIALGLLASWAVFAWMIARLPREKVSLRSAARAAALAAIAFEIFKFIGAIYLQMVLRSPAGATFGSIIGLMVFTYMTYRILLFATAWAATAPENDRGAEIAPPGAVVIQPRVVEHGMTTGAGAAYFGAGAVAALALVLFGRRR, encoded by the coding sequence ATGCAGCTCGTCGACGACATCAAGGCCAAGCTGGAGAACGAGGTCGACCGCAGGCCCTGGCTGGATCACCTGATCCGGGCGGGCATGCGGTTCCAGCGCCAGCGCGGTGACTATTTCGCAGCAGGCATCACGTATTTCACCGTGCTGTCGCTGTTTCCGCTGCTGATGGTGGCGTTCTCGGTGGCGGGCTTCATCCTGGCCGGCCACCCGGAGCTGCTGACCGAGCTCCAGGAAAGCGTCGTGAAGAACATTCCCGGCGAGTTCGGCACGCAGATCAACGATCTGATCGACCAGGCGATCCGCTCGCGCGGCACGGTCGGTGTGCTCGGTCTGCTGGTCGGTCTCTACACCGGGCTCGGCTGGATCGCGAACCTGCGGGCGGCGCTGACCGAGCAGTGGGAGAGCCAGAGTCCCGAAAGTCCCTGGTGGCGAAGCAAACTGTCGGATGTGGGCGCGCTGGTCGGCCTCGGTCTCGCCTTCGTGGTGTCACTGGGCCTGTCGGCGGTGGCGTCGAGCGGGATCGGCAGCGGGCTGCTCGAGGCGATCGGCGCCGATCATCTGCCCGGTGCGACGGTGGTGCTCGCGGTGCTGTCGATCGCGCTCGGTCTGCTCGCGTCGTGGGCGGTGTTCGCGTGGATGATCGCCCGGCTGCCGCGCGAGAAGGTGTCGCTGCGCAGCGCGGCGCGGGCGGCGGCGCTGGCGGCGATCGCCTTCGAGATCTTCAAGTTCATCGGCGCGATCTACCTGCAGATGGTGCTGCGCAGCCCGGCGGGGGCCACCTTCGGCTCGATCATCGGTCTGATGGTATTCACCTACATGACCTACCGGATCCTGCTGTTCGCCACCGCCTGGGCGGCGACCGCGCCGGAGAACGACCGGGGCGCCGAGATCGCGCCGCCGGGCGCGGTGGTCATCCAGCCGCGGGTGGTCGAGCACGGCATGACCACCGGCGCGGGCGCCGCCTACTTCGGCGCGGGCGCGGTGGCCGCGCTGGCCCTGGTGCTGTTCGGCAGGCGACGCTGA
- a CDS encoding D-alanyl-D-alanine carboxypeptidase family protein, translated as MKTRELGVRAAATLGAAALAAAVAYAPTATAAPTDTSSGSSTTTTPPFTTPNTDGCPQRTQPPAPIDTSEVPAPGEPTPSAIPVPDPPIGGDRMSECGVVLPKGAPPLPADISATAWMVSDLDTGRVLAAKDPHGRYRPASTIKVALAIVALRTLDLDAVVTGTQADADVDGTRVGIGPGGRYTNRQLMQALIMCSGNDAAHAIAAQLGGDKATVAKMNDVAKSLRALDTRAATPSGLDGPGMSTSAYDLSVLFREAMNIPLFAELIHTEQVDFPGYPADPKIPDDKDHPGFPIANDNQLLYNYDGAIGGKTGFTDDARQTFVAAAERDGHRLVVTLLKADVRPIRPWEQAARLLDYGFALDNDARIGKLPESGSEAVHPTVPLATPPPRADGTQAQPQQQPHHAARVATLIGAPLAVMALVLWIRRAYRRGR; from the coding sequence ATGAAGACCCGTGAACTCGGCGTGCGCGCCGCCGCCACCCTCGGCGCCGCCGCGCTCGCCGCCGCCGTGGCCTACGCCCCCACCGCCACCGCGGCGCCGACCGACACCTCGAGCGGATCGAGCACCACCACCACACCCCCGTTCACCACGCCGAACACCGACGGCTGCCCGCAGCGCACCCAGCCGCCCGCCCCGATCGACACCTCCGAGGTGCCCGCCCCGGGCGAGCCGACTCCGAGCGCGATCCCGGTGCCGGATCCGCCGATCGGCGGCGACCGGATGAGCGAATGCGGCGTCGTCCTGCCCAAGGGCGCGCCGCCGCTGCCCGCCGACATCTCGGCCACCGCGTGGATGGTCTCCGACCTCGACACCGGCCGCGTCCTGGCCGCCAAGGACCCGCACGGGCGCTACCGGCCCGCCAGCACCATCAAGGTCGCGCTCGCGATCGTCGCGCTGCGCACCCTCGACCTGGACGCGGTCGTCACCGGCACCCAGGCCGACGCCGACGTCGACGGCACCAGGGTCGGGATCGGACCGGGCGGCCGCTACACCAATCGCCAGCTCATGCAGGCCCTGATCATGTGCTCGGGCAACGACGCCGCGCACGCGATCGCGGCCCAGCTCGGCGGCGACAAGGCCACCGTGGCCAAGATGAACGACGTGGCGAAGTCGTTGCGCGCGTTGGACACTCGCGCCGCCACCCCGTCCGGCCTGGACGGGCCCGGCATGAGCACCTCGGCCTACGACCTGTCGGTGCTGTTCCGCGAGGCGATGAACATCCCACTGTTCGCCGAACTGATCCACACCGAACAGGTGGACTTCCCCGGCTACCCCGCCGATCCGAAGATCCCCGACGACAAGGACCACCCCGGCTTCCCGATCGCCAACGACAACCAGCTGCTCTACAACTACGACGGCGCGATCGGCGGCAAGACCGGCTTCACCGACGACGCGCGGCAGACCTTCGTCGCGGCCGCCGAACGCGACGGGCACCGGCTCGTCGTCACCCTGCTCAAGGCCGACGTGCGCCCGATCCGGCCGTGGGAGCAGGCGGCTCGGCTGCTCGACTACGGATTCGCCCTCGACAACGACGCCAGGATCGGCAAACTGCCCGAATCCGGTAGCGAGGCAGTGCATCCCACGGTGCCGCTGGCCACGCCACCGCCGCGCGCCGACGGCACCCAGGCCCAGCCGCAACAGCAGCCGCACCACGCGGCGCGGGTGGCCACTCTGATCGGCGCGCCACTGGCCGTGATGGCGCTGGTGCTGTGGATCCGGCGGGCCTACCGGCGCGGGCGCTGA
- a CDS encoding MFS transporter, translated as MRTEATRPWLALGALALAMLTIGLDVTVLTVAIPTLAVDLDANTAALQWFSSAYTLALAALMLPAGALGDRYGRKKMLLGALVLFGLASLACAFAGSAGQLIAARVALGVAAAALMPLSMAVLPVLFPEPAQRQRALTIWVTSTAVGLPLGPILGGWLLQHFWWGSVFLINVPLVVVGALAVATLVPESRGDTGFRIDLPGAVLSAAGMLGLTYGFIRIGEHDWADVIGWLAVAGGVALLAGFLWWQRRAASPLIDLGLFATPGFRWGTAFSILVIFAMFGMFFTVPQYFQAVLGVDALGSGVRLLPMIGGLVVGSRLVDPLLPRLGVRVVLAAGFLVLAGGIGLGALTRVDSGYGLTALWTTVLGAGMGLVMPAAMGLAMGELTAARSGSGSALLQALRQAGGTIGVAVLGTVLATAYRADLGELNREPISDGVNAGVAVARETGDAAMLAQVQQAFVTGMDTMLAVCAALCLLAGVVAALWLRGPAAAPRAAADTAESIHVG; from the coding sequence ATGCGGACCGAAGCCACCCGCCCTTGGCTCGCGCTCGGCGCACTGGCCCTGGCGATGCTCACCATCGGGCTCGACGTCACCGTGCTGACGGTGGCCATTCCCACCCTCGCCGTCGACCTCGACGCGAATACCGCTGCGCTGCAATGGTTCAGCAGCGCCTACACGCTGGCCCTCGCGGCGCTGATGCTGCCCGCGGGCGCGCTCGGCGACCGCTACGGGCGTAAGAAGATGCTGCTCGGCGCGCTCGTGCTGTTCGGGCTGGCCTCGCTGGCCTGCGCCTTCGCCGGGTCGGCCGGTCAGCTCATCGCGGCGCGGGTGGCACTCGGCGTGGCCGCCGCCGCGCTGATGCCGCTGTCCATGGCGGTGCTGCCGGTGCTGTTCCCCGAGCCGGCCCAACGACAGCGCGCGCTGACGATCTGGGTCACCTCCACCGCCGTCGGCCTGCCGCTGGGCCCCATCCTCGGCGGGTGGCTGCTCCAGCACTTCTGGTGGGGTTCGGTGTTCCTGATCAATGTGCCGCTGGTGGTCGTCGGCGCGCTGGCGGTGGCCACGCTGGTCCCGGAATCACGCGGCGACACCGGCTTCCGGATCGACCTGCCCGGCGCGGTGCTCTCGGCCGCGGGCATGCTCGGGCTGACCTACGGATTCATCCGGATCGGCGAACACGACTGGGCCGATGTCATCGGCTGGCTCGCGGTGGCGGGCGGCGTGGCGCTGCTGGCCGGATTCCTGTGGTGGCAGCGTCGCGCCGCGTCGCCGCTGATCGACCTCGGCCTGTTCGCCACGCCCGGATTCCGCTGGGGCACGGCGTTTTCCATCCTGGTGATCTTCGCCATGTTCGGCATGTTCTTCACGGTGCCGCAGTACTTCCAGGCCGTACTCGGGGTCGACGCGCTCGGCAGCGGGGTCCGGTTGCTGCCGATGATCGGCGGGCTGGTCGTCGGCAGCAGGCTGGTCGACCCGCTGCTGCCCCGGCTCGGCGTGCGGGTGGTGCTCGCCGCCGGCTTCCTCGTCCTGGCGGGCGGGATCGGGCTGGGCGCGCTGACCAGGGTCGACAGCGGTTACGGCCTCACCGCCCTGTGGACGACGGTGCTCGGCGCCGGGATGGGACTGGTCATGCCCGCGGCGATGGGACTGGCGATGGGCGAACTCACCGCGGCCAGGTCCGGCTCGGGTTCGGCACTGCTGCAGGCACTCCGGCAGGCGGGCGGCACCATCGGCGTGGCGGTGCTCGGCACCGTCCTGGCCACCGCGTACCGGGCCGACCTCGGCGAGCTGAACCGCGAGCCGATCTCCGACGGGGTCAACGCGGGTGTCGCCGTCGCGCGCGAGACCGGCGACGCGGCCATGCTGGCGCAGGTACAGCAGGCCTTCGTCACCGGCATGGACACCATGCTCGCGGTCTGTGCCGCACTGTGCCTGCTCGCGGGCGTGGTGGCCGCGCTGTGGCTGCGCGGGCCCGCGGCGGCACCGCGGGCGGCGGCGGATACGGCAGAATCGATACATGTCGGTTGA
- a CDS encoding TetR family transcriptional regulator has translation MSVEMSLRERKKERTRRTIRVEAFRLFREQGYTETTVEQIAAAAEVSPSTFFRYFPTKEQLVVADDQDAPMIEALAAQPRGQHPLTAFRKATEAVFATMSPADMAFEQERHALLYHVPELRPAIGLEFQRSIELAAQLLAEYTGRPADDFEVRVAAGAMIGTMLAIVTATPINADNVGHALRFLQAGLPFGAQDAPDGSDRS, from the coding sequence ATGTCGGTTGAGATGTCGCTGCGCGAGCGGAAGAAGGAGCGGACCCGCCGGACCATCAGGGTCGAGGCGTTCCGGCTGTTCCGGGAACAGGGCTACACCGAGACCACCGTGGAACAGATCGCGGCGGCCGCCGAGGTCTCGCCCAGCACCTTCTTCCGCTATTTCCCCACCAAGGAACAGCTGGTCGTCGCCGACGACCAGGACGCGCCGATGATCGAGGCGCTGGCGGCGCAGCCACGCGGCCAGCATCCGCTGACCGCCTTCCGCAAGGCCACCGAGGCCGTGTTCGCGACCATGTCGCCCGCCGACATGGCCTTCGAGCAGGAGCGGCACGCCCTGCTCTATCACGTGCCCGAACTGCGCCCGGCGATCGGCCTGGAATTCCAGCGCAGCATCGAACTGGCGGCGCAACTGCTGGCCGAGTACACCGGCAGGCCCGCCGACGACTTCGAGGTGCGGGTGGCGGCGGGCGCCATGATCGGCACCATGCTCGCCATCGTCACCGCCACCCCGATCAATGCCGACAATGTCGGTCACGCCCTGCGATTCCTGCAGGCCGGGCTGCCGTTCGGCGCGCAGGACGCGCCGGACGGCAGCGACCGGAGCTGA
- a CDS encoding nuclear transport factor 2 family protein: protein MTVDVTDTQADQNPEPETPLWLQGREAVIAAAAPTEWRGNVPDYELSHEVIPRERSTEHAPGSLEAIVEDLVKVFEMEVSHKGDPATWLSVVAEQYRGRVNGGEWQDAEEFARIGSYNILIGDNPYYEAANETFESSHKVFHTAFPGGFFWEVIEVLSGPPTVSFRWRHWGRYEGEYKGHQPTGEQIEMFGVTIARVSEDLRILELEHFYDNNKLLGPLAHGCPVQHGAAE, encoded by the coding sequence ATGACTGTCGACGTTACGGATACGCAAGCCGATCAGAACCCCGAACCGGAGACCCCGCTGTGGCTGCAGGGTCGTGAGGCGGTGATCGCCGCCGCGGCACCGACCGAATGGCGCGGCAACGTCCCCGATTACGAGTTGAGTCACGAGGTGATCCCGCGCGAGCGCTCCACCGAGCACGCCCCAGGTTCGCTCGAGGCGATCGTCGAGGATCTGGTGAAGGTCTTCGAGATGGAGGTATCGCACAAGGGCGACCCGGCCACCTGGCTGTCGGTGGTCGCCGAGCAGTACCGCGGCCGGGTCAACGGCGGCGAGTGGCAGGACGCCGAGGAATTCGCCCGGATCGGCAGTTACAACATCCTGATCGGCGACAACCCCTACTACGAGGCGGCGAACGAGACCTTCGAGTCCTCACACAAGGTCTTCCACACCGCGTTTCCCGGCGGCTTCTTCTGGGAGGTCATCGAGGTGCTGTCGGGCCCGCCGACGGTGAGTTTCCGCTGGCGGCACTGGGGCCGCTACGAGGGCGAATACAAGGGCCACCAGCCCACCGGCGAGCAGATCGAGATGTTCGGCGTGACCATCGCCCGGGTCAGCGAGGATCTGCGCATCCTCGAGCTCGAGCACTTCTACGACAACAACAAGCTGCTCGGCCCGCTCGCGCACGGCTGCCCCGTGCAGCACGGCGCCGCGGAATAG
- a CDS encoding phenylalanine 4-monooxygenase, which translates to MFDEAQLYSPVTRERDGDVTVHLSAEHPGVDDADYRTRRNAIAALALDYRPGGAVPRIDYTDDEQRVWRIASAELARKHEIYACTEVRAAAEALALPRDHIPQLDEVSRLLGPLTGFSYVPAAGLVPLREFFGSFADRIFHSTQYIRHHSAPLYTPEPDAIHEIIGHANQIASPRFAALYETVGQAVTRLQTDTALKFLADVFWFSLEFGVVREDGEIRCYGAGLLSSYGEIDEFRHARLRPLDVAAMGTISYDITHYQPELFCADSVDQLVDVLGEFFATMDDETPARLGHHHNAVP; encoded by the coding sequence ATGTTCGACGAGGCACAGCTGTACTCGCCGGTGACGCGCGAGCGCGACGGCGACGTCACCGTGCATCTGAGCGCCGAACACCCCGGTGTCGACGACGCCGACTACAGGACGCGGCGCAACGCCATCGCCGCGCTCGCCCTCGACTACCGGCCCGGCGGCGCGGTACCTCGGATCGACTACACCGACGACGAGCAACGGGTGTGGCGGATCGCCTCGGCCGAACTGGCCCGCAAGCACGAGATCTACGCGTGCACGGAGGTCAGGGCGGCCGCGGAGGCACTCGCCCTCCCCCGCGATCACATCCCCCAGCTCGACGAGGTGTCGCGACTGCTCGGCCCGCTCACCGGATTCAGCTATGTACCTGCGGCGGGACTGGTCCCGCTGCGTGAGTTCTTCGGCTCGTTCGCCGACCGGATCTTCCACTCCACCCAGTACATCCGGCATCACTCGGCGCCGCTGTACACCCCGGAGCCCGACGCCATCCACGAGATCATCGGCCACGCCAATCAGATCGCGAGTCCGCGCTTCGCCGCCCTCTACGAGACCGTCGGCCAAGCGGTCACCAGGTTGCAGACCGACACCGCGCTGAAATTCCTCGCCGATGTGTTCTGGTTCTCGCTCGAATTCGGCGTCGTCCGCGAGGACGGCGAGATCCGCTGTTACGGAGCCGGACTGCTGTCCTCCTACGGCGAGATCGACGAATTCCGCCACGCCCGGCTACGCCCGCTCGACGTGGCGGCGATGGGCACCATCTCCTACGACATCACCCATTACCAGCCGGAATTGTTCTGCGCGGATTCGGTGGATCAGCTCGTGGACGTGCTCGGCGAATTCTTCGCGACCATGGACGACGAGACACCGGCCAGGCTTGGGCATCACCACAACGCGGTGCCGTAG
- a CDS encoding type II toxin-antitoxin system VapB family antitoxin has translation MRSLRIDLDQHLLDAAADIMGTADSNATVNEALRRIVVHERQLRNLERLMADSIFSATPVAEG, from the coding sequence TTGCGATCCCTGCGGATAGATCTCGATCAGCACCTGCTCGACGCCGCCGCCGACATCATGGGCACGGCCGACAGCAACGCGACCGTCAACGAGGCGCTGCGCCGCATCGTGGTGCACGAGCGCCAGCTCCGTAATCTCGAACGGCTGATGGCCGATTCGATCTTCAGTGCGACGCCGGTGGCCGAAGGTTAG
- a CDS encoding JAB domain-containing protein codes for MSVPITNLPVAQRPRERLLLHGPQALSDVELLALLLGQGTRGRSALELAAELLGEYTGLAELAGARPEELARRAGIGPAKAATVIAAFHLGSRTRTTAAAPQLTAPADIASVAVPLFAGARVERLLVLICDARHRLRHRAFVAEGAIDRVAVPVREILNTVLRHDGRAFAVVHNHPSGDPAPSDDDRRASSLLAGAADTVGLRYLDHIVVAGETWATAPPLT; via the coding sequence ATGTCGGTACCGATCACGAATCTGCCCGTCGCCCAGCGGCCACGCGAGCGGTTGCTGCTGCACGGGCCGCAGGCGCTCAGCGATGTCGAGCTGCTCGCGCTGCTGCTCGGGCAGGGCACCAGGGGCCGGTCCGCGCTCGAGCTCGCGGCCGAATTGCTCGGCGAATACACCGGATTGGCCGAGCTGGCGGGCGCGCGGCCGGAGGAACTCGCGCGCAGGGCGGGGATCGGGCCCGCCAAGGCGGCGACGGTGATCGCCGCCTTTCACCTGGGCAGCAGAACACGGACGACGGCGGCGGCGCCGCAGCTCACCGCGCCCGCCGACATCGCGAGTGTGGCGGTCCCGCTGTTCGCGGGCGCCAGGGTCGAGCGCCTGCTCGTGTTGATCTGCGACGCCAGGCATCGCCTGCGTCATCGCGCCTTCGTCGCCGAGGGCGCCATCGACCGCGTCGCCGTCCCGGTCCGGGAGATTCTCAATACCGTGCTGCGCCACGACGGCCGCGCGTTCGCCGTGGTCCACAACCATCCCTCCGGTGATCCCGCGCCGAGCGACGACGACCGCAGGGCCAGCTCGCTGCTCGCGGGCGCGGCGGACACGGTCGGCCTGCGCTACCTCGACCACATCGTGGTCGCCGGCGAGACCTGGGCGACCGCACCGCCGCTCACCTGA
- a CDS encoding DUF6670 family protein: MSVTDVLLHAAQRGASGSYALRGTPFDPATPFHPPRGRYATVHYGLMLPNLPAPLNFIDVITVIGQPRIALWRNDHLIETTAADTANLLVGAGVQFPGQFRGYQVSRDLELAPDGSVVRFGDEFQLEGHYPHFTVAYRNPEFELDLRVRATDKVSHFAKLRGGLYDHWSLLCRYEGTVTYYGKTTEIAGLNTLEYARGADVALPFSYFTYHILNIDEVTQVLMTEVLGPLGVPVQRSVYVRSLDDHGGTYENDFRYEVHRVEPTPRRTPNDLSMSLATDFSWRVDDEHGAELIHIDGTTNDDYVYGMAGGYVGSYRYTGRFRGRPVDGTGYIECIGDR, from the coding sequence ATGAGTGTCACAGACGTCCTGCTGCATGCCGCCCAGCGCGGCGCTTCCGGCTCCTACGCCCTGCGCGGAACACCCTTCGATCCGGCGACGCCCTTCCATCCACCGCGCGGCCGCTACGCCACGGTGCACTACGGCCTGATGCTGCCGAACCTGCCCGCGCCACTGAACTTCATCGACGTGATCACCGTCATCGGACAGCCCCGGATCGCTCTGTGGCGCAACGATCACCTCATCGAGACGACCGCCGCCGACACCGCCAATCTGCTCGTCGGCGCCGGTGTGCAGTTCCCCGGCCAGTTCCGCGGTTACCAGGTGAGCCGCGATCTGGAGCTGGCCCCCGACGGCAGCGTCGTCCGCTTCGGCGACGAGTTCCAGCTCGAAGGCCACTACCCGCACTTCACCGTCGCCTACCGCAACCCCGAGTTCGAGCTCGACCTGCGGGTGCGCGCCACCGACAAGGTCTCCCACTTCGCCAAGCTGCGCGGCGGGCTCTACGACCACTGGTCGCTGCTGTGCCGGTACGAGGGCACCGTCACCTACTACGGCAAGACGACCGAGATCGCCGGGCTCAACACCCTCGAGTACGCGCGCGGCGCCGACGTGGCACTGCCGTTCAGCTACTTCACGTACCACATCCTCAATATCGACGAGGTGACCCAGGTACTGATGACCGAGGTGCTCGGCCCACTCGGCGTCCCGGTGCAGCGCTCGGTGTACGTCCGCTCGCTCGACGACCACGGCGGGACCTACGAGAACGACTTCCGGTACGAGGTCCACCGGGTGGAGCCCACCCCGCGGCGCACCCCCAACGACCTGTCGATGAGCCTGGCCACGGACTTCTCCTGGCGCGTCGACGACGAGCACGGCGCCGAGCTCATCCACATCGACGGCACGACCAACGACGACTACGTGTACGGCATGGCAGGCGGTTACGTCGGCAGCTACCGCTACACCGGCCGGTTCCGCGGCAGGCCGGTGGACGGCACCGGCTACATCGAGTGCATCGGCGATCGCTGA